A window of Polaribacter litorisediminis contains these coding sequences:
- a CDS encoding M20/M25/M40 family metallo-hydrolase: MKLNLFTVAAFLLLLGSCKTHKPIEIDSDELLANIQILSDDSLEGRAFSTLGNQQAQQIILDEYTALGLEPVLGNNFLHGFSHTFKGKKRQDVFPIKNPKKDFSNVTDTIAKGANVIGMLKGPSDKSIVISAHFDHLGIIDGKIFNGADDNASGTAALFTIIKYFKNNPTKHNLIFAAFDAEEIGSLGADYFLKNYADKSNISLNINMDMIAHSEYDPELFACGLHHYPELRNPLEDVKSDKVLLLFGHDDSKNKEQADWTFSSDHRVFHREKIPFIYFGVPDHKDYHRATDTFETINKDFYIESVKVIIRAIENLDEYLAN, encoded by the coding sequence ATGAAACTAAATTTATTTACTGTTGCGGCTTTCTTATTGTTATTAGGAAGTTGCAAAACACACAAACCGATCGAAATTGATAGCGACGAATTACTTGCCAACATTCAGATTTTATCTGATGATTCACTAGAAGGAAGAGCTTTTTCTACATTAGGAAATCAGCAAGCACAACAAATTATTCTTGATGAGTATACAGCACTAGGATTGGAACCTGTTTTGGGAAATAATTTCCTTCATGGATTTTCACATACTTTTAAGGGTAAAAAAAGGCAAGATGTATTTCCGATAAAAAATCCCAAAAAAGATTTTTCTAATGTAACAGATACCATTGCAAAAGGTGCTAATGTTATCGGTATGTTAAAAGGTCCATCCGATAAAAGTATCGTAATTAGTGCCCATTTCGATCATTTAGGAATTATAGATGGTAAAATATTTAATGGCGCAGATGATAATGCTTCTGGAACTGCAGCATTATTTACTATTATAAAATACTTTAAAAACAACCCCACAAAACATAATTTAATTTTTGCTGCTTTTGATGCCGAAGAAATAGGCTCTTTGGGTGCAGATTATTTCTTAAAAAACTATGCTGATAAATCAAATATTAGTTTGAATATCAATATGGATATGATTGCTCATAGTGAATATGACCCTGAATTATTTGCCTGTGGCTTGCATCATTATCCCGAATTAAGAAACCCTTTAGAAGACGTTAAATCTGATAAAGTACTTTTATTATTTGGTCATGATGACTCTAAAAATAAAGAACAAGCCGACTGGACTTTTTCTTCTGATCATAGAGTTTTTCACCGAGAAAAAATACCTTTTATTTATTTTGGTGTACCAGATCATAAAGACTATCATAGAGCTACAGATACTTTCGAAACTATCAATAAAGATTTTTATATAGAATCTGTAAAAGTTATTATACGGGCTATTGAAAATCTTGATGAATATTTAGCGAACTAA
- a CDS encoding KTSC domain-containing protein, which produces MKRIKEYKKLFQVEGKIDLKELKTSYRSLVKEWHPDKFQDEEKKAEAENVSTRIIDGYHFLVSIAPETKEANLEAYKTTITEFQVADWHHKSMLLEVTFTDGNTYEYFGVSKILFGKFVNAKSMNNFGKRNIFNSFLYRKSKKASVMA; this is translated from the coding sequence ATGAAACGTATTAAAGAATATAAAAAACTTTTTCAAGTAGAAGGTAAAATAGATCTAAAGGAATTAAAAACCTCTTACCGAAGTTTAGTGAAAGAATGGCATCCTGATAAATTTCAGGATGAAGAAAAAAAAGCCGAAGCAGAAAATGTTAGTACCAGAATTATAGATGGATATCATTTTTTAGTAAGCATTGCTCCAGAAACAAAAGAAGCAAATTTAGAAGCTTACAAAACCACGATAACAGAGTTCCAAGTTGCAGATTGGCACCATAAAAGTATGTTGTTAGAAGTTACGTTTACAGACGGAAATACGTATGAATATTTTGGAGTTAGTAAAATACTTTTCGGAAAATTTGTAAACGCAAAATCTATGAATAACTTCGGAAAAAGAAATATATTTAATTCTTTCTTATATAGAAAATCTAAAAAAGCGTCTGTAATGGCATAA
- a CDS encoding septum formation inhibitor Maf — translation MKRMMPLYSVLIFSFVFFFCSNPEQKKEVMQPKASMEKIEKHPNFNNYWYAGKAEITSYQLSQVRYGEIHQGIAVNIFVTEDFLPEKQVKADAPSKKNIPILKLNSTKKFTTGIYPYSLMNSTFSPIDIRQQAIKISFSAQEWCGNTFVQLNNTSNFKIDFYSYFESNSDRNITLSKDILENEIWTQIRISPTNLPTGKLQIIPSFEYLSLHHKKFTAYEAIAALEVTDHFIVYSIKYPILKRTLIIKATKEFPYTIESWEETISSRGKMLTTKAAKIKTIQSAYWSKNRVSDIEERKELGLE, via the coding sequence ATGAAACGAATGATGCCTTTATACTCTGTACTTATCTTTAGCTTTGTGTTCTTTTTTTGTTCAAATCCTGAACAGAAAAAAGAAGTGATGCAACCCAAAGCATCTATGGAAAAAATTGAAAAACATCCAAATTTCAATAACTATTGGTATGCCGGAAAAGCAGAAATAACATCTTACCAACTTTCTCAAGTTCGTTATGGTGAAATTCATCAAGGAATTGCTGTAAACATTTTTGTTACAGAAGATTTTCTTCCAGAAAAACAAGTAAAAGCTGATGCACCTAGCAAAAAGAATATTCCGATTTTGAAACTGAATAGTACAAAAAAGTTTACTACCGGAATTTATCCTTATTCTCTAATGAATAGTACCTTCTCTCCTATCGACATCCGTCAGCAAGCGATTAAAATTTCTTTTTCGGCACAAGAATGGTGTGGAAATACTTTTGTGCAATTAAACAATACATCGAATTTTAAAATTGATTTTTATTCGTATTTTGAAAGTAACTCAGATCGGAACATTACCTTGAGTAAAGATATTTTAGAAAATGAAATTTGGACTCAAATCCGAATTTCGCCTACAAATTTACCTACCGGAAAATTGCAAATAATTCCTTCTTTTGAGTATTTATCTTTACATCACAAAAAGTTTACAGCTTATGAAGCGATTGCTGCTTTAGAAGTTACAGATCATTTTATAGTGTACTCGATAAAATATCCAATATTAAAAAGAACACTTATTATAAAAGCGACCAAAGAATTTCCATATACTATTGAATCTTGGGAAGAAACCATTTCTAGTCGAGGAAAAATGCTAACGACCAAAGCTGCGAAAATTAAAACGATACAATCTGCCTATTGGAGTAAAAATAGAGTTTCTGATATTGAGGAGCGGAAAGAATTAGGCTTAGAGTAA
- the trxB gene encoding thioredoxin-disulfide reductase, protein MSENIEKIKCLIIGSGPAGYTAAIYAARADMKPVVYTGMQMGGQLTTTTEVDNFPGYAEGTDGPAMMEDLKKQAERFGTDVRFGMVTKVELSDKIGGVHKVIVDEDKQIEAQTIIISTGASAKYLGIESEQRLIGGGVSACATCDGFFYKGQDVVVVGAGDTAAEEATYLANICSKVTILVRKDYMRASKAMQHRVNRTKNIEVLYNTEIDEVLGDKVVEGIRAIDNQTKETFNMPITGVFIAIGHTPNSDLFKGVLEMDETGYLITKGKTTKTNLPGVFAAGDIQDKEYRQAVTAAGTGCMAALDAERYLGALE, encoded by the coding sequence ATGTCAGAAAATATAGAAAAAATAAAGTGTTTAATAATAGGTTCAGGTCCTGCAGGATATACAGCAGCAATTTATGCGGCAAGAGCAGATATGAAACCAGTTGTATATACAGGTATGCAAATGGGAGGGCAATTAACAACCACAACAGAGGTTGATAATTTTCCTGGATATGCAGAAGGAACTGATGGACCTGCCATGATGGAAGATTTAAAGAAACAAGCTGAACGTTTTGGTACGGATGTGCGTTTTGGAATGGTGACGAAGGTAGAATTAAGTGATAAAATTGGTGGAGTTCATAAAGTTATTGTGGACGAAGACAAACAAATAGAAGCACAAACGATTATAATTTCTACAGGTGCATCAGCAAAATATTTGGGAATTGAAAGCGAACAGCGTTTAATTGGAGGAGGTGTTTCGGCATGTGCAACATGCGATGGTTTTTTCTATAAAGGACAAGACGTAGTCGTTGTAGGGGCTGGAGATACTGCTGCGGAAGAAGCTACTTATTTAGCGAATATTTGTAGCAAGGTTACCATTTTGGTTCGTAAAGACTACATGCGGGCTTCAAAAGCGATGCAACATAGAGTAAATAGAACTAAAAATATTGAAGTTTTATACAACACTGAAATTGATGAGGTTTTAGGAGACAAAGTTGTGGAAGGTATTAGAGCCATCGATAATCAAACAAAAGAAACTTTTAACATGCCAATTACAGGCGTTTTTATCGCAATTGGTCATACGCCAAATTCAGATTTATTTAAAGGTGTTTTAGAGATGGATGAAACTGGATATTTAATTACAAAAGGAAAAACAACCAAAACAAATTTACCAGGCGTTTTTGCTGCTGGTGATATTCAGGATAAAGAATACAGACAAGCAGTTACCGCAGCAGGTACTGGTTGCATGGCTGCTTTAGATGCAGAGCGATACTTAGGAGCTTTGGAATAG
- a CDS encoding c-type cytochrome, which produces MKKVLLIFFLSYIIYSFTEKEQKYQKINQDSKLIESIKRGKEIYIDMCVTCHLPNGQGIPRVFPPLANSDYLLSKRAESIRAIKNGVKGKIVVNGVTYRQIMPPLGLENDEVADVMNYITNAWGNKNLKMITVNEVEMESKN; this is translated from the coding sequence ATGAAAAAAGTACTATTGATATTTTTTTTAAGCTATATAATTTATTCTTTTACAGAAAAAGAACAAAAGTATCAGAAAATCAATCAAGATTCAAAATTGATAGAAAGTATAAAAAGAGGAAAAGAAATTTATATAGATATGTGTGTTACTTGTCATTTACCAAACGGACAAGGAATTCCAAGAGTTTTTCCACCATTGGCTAATTCTGATTATTTATTAAGTAAGCGAGCAGAAAGTATTCGGGCAATAAAAAATGGCGTAAAAGGTAAAATTGTTGTAAACGGAGTTACTTACCGTCAAATAATGCCTCCATTGGGTTTAGAAAATGATGAGGTTGCAGATGTTATGAATTATATTACCAATGCTTGGGGTAATAAAAATCTTAAAATGATCACTGTAAATGAGGTAGAAATGGAATCTAAAAATTAG
- a CDS encoding PQQ-dependent sugar dehydrogenase, whose protein sequence is MRFSNLIFLLFFGLSSLGYAQKQGNLTYEVIVSDISIPWGFVFLPDNSILITEKEGKLIHFKNGKKTIISGLPEVTVRGQGGLMDIELHPNFTENNLIYFTYASSEGTGSGANTTLMSAELKSNTLINKKVLYKAEPNSRKGQHFGSRIVFDAQNRVYFSIGDRGNRDENPQDITRDCGKIYRLNDDGSIPDDNPFVNESNAKAAIYSYGHRNPQGMEINPFTNEIWSHEHGPKGGDEINIIHKGKNYGWPIISYGVNYSGSKFTGITKKEGMEQPLHYWTPSIAPSGMAFVNSDKYPNWKGNLLVGSLKFQYIANCTLQNGKVVKEQKILEGLGRVRSIEQGPEGYIFVGIEGVGIIKLMIK, encoded by the coding sequence ATGAGGTTTTCTAATTTAATATTTCTTCTTTTTTTTGGGTTATCCTCCTTAGGATATGCTCAAAAGCAAGGCAACCTAACGTATGAAGTTATTGTTTCAGATATAAGCATTCCTTGGGGTTTTGTGTTTCTGCCGGATAATTCAATTTTAATTACTGAAAAAGAAGGCAAATTGATTCATTTTAAAAATGGAAAAAAAACCATAATTTCAGGACTTCCAGAAGTTACAGTGCGTGGTCAAGGAGGTTTGATGGATATAGAATTACATCCAAATTTTACAGAAAATAACCTTATTTATTTTACATACGCTTCATCAGAAGGAACAGGAAGTGGTGCAAATACAACTTTAATGAGTGCTGAATTAAAGAGCAATACACTCATCAACAAAAAGGTGTTATATAAAGCGGAACCAAATAGTAGAAAAGGACAACATTTTGGTTCTAGAATTGTTTTTGATGCACAGAATCGAGTCTATTTTAGTATTGGAGATCGCGGAAATAGAGATGAAAATCCACAGGATATTACAAGAGATTGTGGTAAAATTTATCGGTTAAATGATGATGGTAGTATCCCTGATGACAATCCTTTTGTAAATGAGTCGAATGCAAAAGCAGCGATTTATAGTTATGGTCATCGAAATCCGCAAGGAATGGAAATAAATCCTTTTACCAATGAAATTTGGTCACATGAACATGGTCCTAAGGGAGGAGATGAAATTAATATCATCCATAAAGGGAAAAATTATGGCTGGCCCATAATAAGTTATGGAGTAAATTACTCTGGGTCTAAATTTACAGGGATAACCAAAAAGGAAGGTATGGAGCAACCTCTGCATTACTGGACCCCATCGATTGCTCCTAGCGGCATGGCTTTTGTAAATTCAGACAAATATCCGAATTGGAAAGGAAATTTGTTGGTAGGCTCTTTAAAGTTTCAATACATTGCTAACTGTACCCTACAGAACGGAAAAGTAGTGAAAGAACAAAAAATTTTAGAAGGATTAGGTAGAGTTCGTTCAATAGAACAAGGGCCTGAGGGTTACATATTTGTTGGAATTGAGGGCGTAGGAATTATTAAATTAATGATAAAATAA